The Fusobacterium perfoetens genomic interval TACCAGATAATCCTCTTAAGTAGTAAAGTTTGCTTCTTCTTACTTTTCCTACTTTAAGCACTTCAATTTTGTCAACCATTGGAGAGTTCATAGGGATTATTCTTTCTACTCCTATTCCGTCTACAACTTTTCTAACTGTGAATGCTTTTGCGATTCCAGAACCAGCTACTCTGATTACTGTTCCTTGGAAAAGTTGAACTCTTTCTTTGTTTCCTTCTTTTACCTTGTAGTAAACTGCGATTGTGTCCCCAGCTTTGAATTGAGGGATATCAGTTCTTAGGTAGTCTTTTTCAATTAACGCGATTAATCTTTCTTTCATTTTTTCCTCCTGTTAGATATTCATTTAATATTCCTTTTCATTAAAGAGGAATATCTA includes:
- the rplS gene encoding 50S ribosomal protein L19, which translates into the protein MKERLIALIEKDYLRTDIPQFKAGDTIAVYYKVKEGNKERVQLFQGTVIRVAGSGIAKAFTVRKVVDGIGVERIIPMNSPMVDKIEVLKVGKVRRSKLYYLRGLSGKQARIKELRK